In a single window of the Massilia oculi genome:
- a CDS encoding type II toxin-antitoxin system HipA family toxin, with the protein MDCHIEIFQDGQWMVAADASFSDIVRNGFRANDCLFEYDLTYAFGNAPSPVSLVIPVDADRHVREAWPTFLYDLVPQGNGRKFLLDHLKLPDAQASDVPLLCAGAFNPIGRLRIREAVHYYEQHVERHDVAAEGFDFDELLARSADFHEVMMVHGMLATGGTGVQGVAPKYLLTEGQDGKWYPDAALADDRARRHYILKRPRGPSEHDRKVLRNEAAYMKVAHRLGIRTFDLPTWHANTLFVPRFDRRAGNGCVQRLHQESVASIAGLAGFGTQANQFELLAAIRKVVDAPTDETIEFIRRDVLNLAMRNTDNHARNTAVQSVDGVVRLTPLFDFAPMYLDPEGVTRSARWYHREIRKELRHWTDILDHLALSDRERSQVVDALVRFGEQLETLPDCMREAGVDNDIVEFVTPSVEAQRTQLLALR; encoded by the coding sequence ATGGATTGCCATATCGAGATATTCCAGGATGGCCAGTGGATGGTAGCGGCCGATGCGAGCTTTTCAGACATCGTCCGCAATGGCTTCAGGGCAAACGACTGCTTGTTCGAATATGATTTGACCTACGCTTTCGGTAACGCGCCGTCTCCGGTGTCGCTCGTCATCCCAGTCGATGCCGATCGCCATGTTCGCGAGGCCTGGCCCACTTTTTTGTACGATCTCGTACCGCAAGGGAATGGTCGCAAGTTTCTCCTCGACCATCTCAAGCTCCCCGATGCCCAGGCGTCCGATGTCCCGCTGCTGTGCGCAGGCGCCTTCAATCCCATTGGGCGATTGCGGATCCGGGAAGCCGTGCATTACTACGAGCAGCATGTCGAACGCCATGATGTCGCTGCCGAGGGTTTCGATTTCGATGAGTTGCTCGCACGTTCGGCGGACTTTCATGAAGTGATGATGGTTCATGGCATGCTTGCGACAGGCGGTACGGGTGTCCAGGGAGTCGCCCCCAAATACCTGTTGACCGAAGGGCAGGACGGCAAATGGTATCCGGATGCGGCGCTCGCCGACGACCGTGCCCGGCGCCACTACATCCTCAAGCGACCGCGCGGACCATCCGAACACGACCGCAAGGTGTTGCGCAACGAGGCCGCCTATATGAAAGTGGCTCATCGTCTCGGCATCCGTACCTTCGACTTGCCGACATGGCATGCAAACACCTTGTTCGTTCCCCGCTTCGACCGCCGCGCCGGGAACGGATGCGTACAGCGCTTGCACCAGGAAAGCGTCGCCTCGATCGCCGGACTGGCCGGTTTCGGCACCCAGGCCAACCAGTTCGAGTTGCTGGCGGCAATACGCAAGGTCGTGGATGCGCCGACCGACGAGACCATCGAGTTCATCCGGCGCGACGTGCTCAACCTGGCCATGCGCAATACCGATAACCATGCCCGCAACACCGCGGTGCAATCTGTCGACGGTGTCGTCCGCCTGACGCCCCTGTTCGATTTCGCACCGATGTACCTGGACCCCGAGGGCGTCACCCGCTCGGCGCGCTGGTATCACCGCGAGATACGCAAGGAACTTCGGCACTGGACGGACATCCTGGATCACCTGGCCTTGTCCGACCGGGAGCGCTCGCAGGTCGTCGATGCCCTGGTACGCTTCGGCGAGCAGCTGGAGACCTTGCCCGACTGCATGCGCGAGGCCGGCGTCGACAATGACATCGTCGAGTTCGTCACACCCAGTGTCGAAGCGCAACGAACCCAACTTTTGGCATTGAGGTAG
- a CDS encoding helix-turn-helix domain-containing protein, giving the protein MSRRKPVDKTQIRERRNRMLASAAAARLSPTEGVREMRAISGMTQEDFARHRGVSARVVKAIELGQGNPTMATLNRIGQFFGLEVAFVPIRREAQAAGSPSLKTILLPPQATTRTCCQRNSCVAPLI; this is encoded by the coding sequence ATGAGCAGAAGAAAGCCGGTCGACAAGACGCAGATTCGCGAGCGACGCAATCGCATGCTGGCATCCGCAGCCGCCGCCAGGCTGTCGCCGACCGAAGGCGTGCGCGAGATGCGGGCGATTTCGGGGATGACGCAAGAAGACTTCGCGCGGCACCGGGGCGTCAGCGCCCGGGTGGTCAAGGCGATCGAACTCGGACAGGGCAATCCCACGATGGCAACGCTGAACCGCATCGGACAGTTCTTCGGTCTCGAGGTGGCGTTCGTCCCGATCAGGCGCGAAGCGCAGGCTGCGGGAAGCCCCAGCCTGAAGACGATTCTGTTGCCACCTCAGGCGACGACACGGACGTGTTGCCAGCGGAACTCTTGCGTCGCGCCATTGATATAA
- a CDS encoding response regulator, with product MVFAPLAGDTAALRAIVEREDVAARVCADAPAFYAALDDGALAIVITEEGLAHCTLQDLADRLRRQPAWSDLPILVLAGADSRDVDDGRFRRLGDLGNVTLLIRPTARLVLSMALRSALRTRRLQFAVRDQLAQLAGHAGELEATVARRTASLEREVLERRRIEQALAEARRLESLGKLTGGIAHDFNNMLQVVAGSETLLRMLLADSPDARVARALDGIRRASDHGAALTQQLLAYARRQPLASVAVDLRAQLRATSDMILRTLGRDMELRSDVAPGLWRVVVDPAQLDAAVLNVAGNARDAMPDGGVLTLTARNWTLPDPALPEGGHLAGDFVGLFVSDDGQGMSEETARQAFEPFFTTKPMGKGTGLGLSQVYGFAIQSQGLAFIRRDPVGTTIGILLPRSEEQAASPGVDPSTLRADGLGGLRVLYVEDDPDVADTTGALLQSLGVEVRPASSADAARACDLADVDLVFSDVMMPGEMDGVDLARWLAAHHPALPVVLTSGYMLSPERLQELKVGFVRKPASLGAINDAFVTALRKRTAGRGARQPR from the coding sequence GTGGTATTCGCCCCGCTGGCGGGCGACACCGCCGCCCTGCGCGCGATCGTCGAACGCGAAGACGTGGCGGCCAGGGTCTGCGCCGACGCGCCTGCATTCTACGCAGCCCTGGACGACGGCGCGCTGGCGATCGTCATCACCGAAGAAGGCCTGGCGCACTGCACGCTGCAAGACCTGGCGGACCGGCTGCGTCGCCAGCCGGCATGGTCCGACCTGCCGATCCTGGTGCTGGCCGGCGCCGACAGCCGCGACGTCGACGACGGCCGCTTCCGGCGCTTGGGCGACCTCGGCAACGTGACCCTGCTCATCCGCCCCACCGCGCGCCTGGTGCTGTCGATGGCGCTGCGTTCGGCGCTGCGCACGCGGCGCCTGCAGTTCGCCGTGCGCGACCAGCTGGCGCAGCTGGCGGGCCACGCCGGCGAACTCGAGGCGACGGTGGCGCGCCGCACCGCCTCACTGGAACGCGAGGTGCTCGAACGGCGCCGGATCGAGCAGGCGCTGGCCGAAGCGCGCCGGCTGGAATCGCTCGGCAAGCTTACGGGCGGCATCGCCCATGACTTCAACAACATGCTGCAGGTGGTGGCCGGCAGCGAAACCCTGCTGCGCATGCTGCTGGCGGACAGCCCTGACGCGCGCGTGGCGCGCGCGCTGGACGGCATCCGGCGCGCCTCCGACCACGGCGCCGCGCTGACCCAGCAATTGCTGGCCTATGCCCGCCGCCAGCCCTTGGCCAGCGTCGCGGTCGACCTGCGCGCGCAGCTGCGCGCGACCTCGGACATGATCCTGCGCACGCTGGGGCGGGACATGGAACTGCGCAGCGACGTCGCGCCCGGCCTTTGGCGGGTCGTGGTCGACCCGGCCCAGCTCGACGCGGCGGTGCTGAACGTCGCCGGCAATGCGCGGGACGCCATGCCGGATGGCGGCGTGCTGACGCTGACGGCGCGCAACTGGACCCTGCCCGACCCCGCGCTGCCGGAAGGCGGACACCTGGCCGGCGACTTCGTCGGCCTGTTCGTCAGCGACGACGGCCAGGGCATGAGCGAAGAAACGGCGCGCCAGGCCTTCGAGCCCTTTTTCACCACCAAGCCGATGGGCAAGGGCACCGGGCTCGGACTGTCGCAGGTGTACGGCTTCGCCATCCAGAGCCAGGGCCTGGCCTTCATCCGGCGCGATCCGGTCGGCACCACGATCGGCATCCTGCTGCCGCGCAGCGAGGAGCAGGCCGCAAGCCCGGGCGTCGATCCGTCCACCCTGCGCGCCGACGGCCTGGGCGGCCTGCGCGTGCTGTACGTCGAGGACGACCCCGACGTGGCCGATACGACCGGCGCGCTGCTGCAGTCGCTGGGGGTCGAGGTGCGCCCGGCAAGCAGCGCCGATGCGGCGCGCGCCTGCGACCTGGCGGACGTCGACCTGGTGTTCTCCGACGTGATGATGCCGGGAGAGATGGACGGCGTCGACCTGGCGCGCTGGCTGGCCGCCCACCATCCGGCGCTGCCGGTCGTGCTCACCAGCGGCTACATGCTGTCGCCCGAACGGCTGCAGGAACTGAAGGTGGGGTTCGTGCGCAAGCCCGCGTCGCTCGGGGCCATCAACGACGCCTTCGTCACCGCGCTGCGCAAGCGAACAGCCGGCCGCGGCGCGCGCCAGCCGCGCTGA
- a CDS encoding ATPase domain-containing protein has product MVIDSMVEIRLLARDSAHYRRQIIALRERLSGIGATVLLLDDITSDGREYELQSAVHGVISLEYVERSFGAARRRLHVVKMRGGSFQSGWHDYKILPGEILVFPSLIAQEHHRPPQRNDIVSGIETLDELAGGPLVAGSSTMVLGPSGVGKTTLALQYARSAVRSGLQVAYFNFDESESTLRSRLVADMGEGPVRDLDTGDAGAGDTADPGDNRRFFLRRVNPSRISPGEFIWNVRRLVEDLDVKLVIIDSINSYLDVIREEKSLLPQMNELFSYLSNMNVSSIVVGAHSARLDTSKEPDAVSIITDNIISLRYYERDHIVCKALCVLKKRQGPHEHEIRELELTDDGIRIGARVRSDDDHIGVAALGA; this is encoded by the coding sequence GTGGTGATCGATTCGATGGTCGAGATCAGGCTGCTGGCGCGCGACAGCGCCCACTACCGGCGCCAGATCATCGCCCTGCGCGAACGCCTCAGCGGCATCGGCGCGACCGTGCTGCTGCTCGACGACATCACCTCGGATGGCCGCGAGTACGAGTTGCAGAGCGCCGTGCATGGCGTGATCTCGCTGGAGTACGTGGAACGCAGCTTCGGCGCCGCCCGCCGCCGCCTGCACGTCGTCAAGATGCGGGGCGGCAGCTTCCAGAGCGGCTGGCACGACTACAAGATCCTGCCCGGCGAGATCCTGGTCTTTCCGAGCCTGATCGCGCAGGAGCATCACCGGCCGCCGCAACGCAACGACATCGTGAGCGGTATCGAGACCCTCGACGAACTGGCGGGAGGCCCGCTGGTCGCCGGCAGCTCGACGATGGTGCTGGGGCCCTCCGGCGTCGGCAAGACCACGCTGGCGCTTCAGTATGCGCGGTCGGCGGTCAGGTCGGGCCTGCAGGTCGCCTACTTCAATTTCGACGAATCCGAATCGACCTTGCGTTCGCGCCTGGTCGCGGACATGGGCGAAGGACCGGTGCGCGACCTCGACACCGGCGACGCCGGCGCCGGCGACACGGCGGACCCGGGCGACAATCGCCGCTTCTTCCTGCGCCGCGTCAACCCGTCGCGCATCTCGCCCGGCGAATTCATCTGGAACGTGCGGCGCCTGGTCGAAGACCTCGACGTCAAGCTGGTGATCATCGACAGCATCAATTCCTACCTGGACGTGATCCGCGAGGAGAAGTCGCTGCTGCCGCAGATGAACGAGCTGTTCTCCTACCTGAGCAATATGAACGTGTCCTCGATCGTCGTCGGCGCCCATTCGGCGCGGCTGGATACCTCGAAGGAGCCCGATGCCGTCAGCATCATCACCGACAATATCATTTCGCTGCGCTACTACGAGCGCGACCACATCGTGTGCAAGGCGCTGTGCGTGCTCAAGAAGCGCCAGGGACCGCACGAGCACGAAATCCGCGAGCTCGAGCTGACCGACGACGGCATCCGCATCGGCGCCCGGGTGCGCAGCGACGACGACCACATCGGGGTAGCGGCCCTTGGCGCCTGA
- a CDS encoding metallophosphoesterase: MFFPYVYLAYLYLVLRLIAPLPLQRATRIGLGLGLLLVCQHHLIQRWVFGTMFSPEIPRIFIILLGWLYCSFLLVLLLQLLADLALLAAWALRRGRAVDARLTLRMRYAVVAFGALLSAVGVGQAVQVPEVRRVELAIRDLPPALIGFRMVQLTDLHISRLMHGAWVREVVERSNALRPDLVVITGDLIDGSPQARAGDVRPLAELAARHGVIASLGNHEYYFGAERWTRAFEGLGMRVLANRHATIDHDGGRLTIAGVTDPVAPRFGMEGPGTRRALEGSAPDAPVVLLSHQPIGVAANAEAGIDVQLSGHTHGGMIRGVDQVVKRANGGYVSGGYRIGGMQLYVSNGTGLWNGFPIRLGVPAEITEFVLKRAQ; the protein is encoded by the coding sequence GTGTTTTTTCCCTATGTTTATCTCGCCTACCTGTACCTCGTACTGCGCCTGATCGCTCCCCTCCCCCTGCAGCGCGCCACCCGCATCGGCCTGGGACTCGGCCTGCTGCTGGTCTGCCAGCACCACCTGATCCAGCGCTGGGTGTTCGGCACGATGTTCTCCCCCGAGATCCCGCGCATCTTCATCATCCTGCTGGGCTGGTTGTATTGCAGCTTCCTGCTGGTGCTGCTGCTGCAGCTGCTGGCCGACCTGGCCCTGCTGGCCGCCTGGGCGCTGCGGCGCGGGCGCGCCGTCGATGCGCGCCTGACGCTCCGCATGCGGTATGCCGTGGTGGCCTTCGGCGCGCTGCTGTCGGCGGTCGGCGTGGGCCAGGCGGTTCAGGTGCCCGAAGTGCGCCGTGTCGAGCTGGCGATCCGCGACCTGCCCCCGGCCCTGATCGGCTTCCGGATGGTACAGCTGACCGACCTGCACATCAGCCGCCTGATGCACGGGGCCTGGGTGCGCGAGGTGGTCGAGCGCAGCAATGCGCTGCGGCCCGACCTGGTCGTCATCACCGGCGACCTGATCGACGGTTCGCCGCAGGCGCGCGCAGGCGACGTGAGGCCGCTGGCCGAGCTGGCGGCGCGGCACGGCGTCATCGCCAGCCTGGGCAACCACGAATACTATTTCGGCGCCGAGCGCTGGACGCGCGCCTTCGAAGGACTTGGCATGCGGGTACTGGCCAACCGCCACGCCACGATAGACCACGATGGCGGCCGCCTGACGATCGCCGGCGTCACCGACCCGGTGGCGCCGCGCTTCGGCATGGAAGGACCAGGCACGCGCCGCGCGCTCGAAGGCTCGGCGCCGGATGCGCCGGTCGTGCTGCTCAGCCACCAGCCGATCGGCGTCGCCGCCAATGCCGAAGCCGGGATCGACGTCCAGCTGTCGGGCCATACCCATGGCGGCATGATCCGCGGTGTCGACCAGGTCGTGAAGCGCGCGAATGGCGGCTACGTCTCGGGCGGTTATCGGATCGGCGGGATGCAGCTGTACGTCAGCAATGGCACCGGGCTGTGGAATGGCTTCCCGATCCGGCTCGGGGTGCCGGCCGAGATCACGGAGTTCGTCCTGAAGCGCGCGCAGTGA
- a CDS encoding TonB-dependent receptor → MTSRTQAASRQQRCRVTPIAMAVGVALMSLSSAYAQTETATAPPADQPVQPAVQSPAASALPTPAQQNAASPAATVQVTGYRYAIEKSLDQKRDANSIVEVVTAEDVGKFPDKNVADALQRVPGVVVTRSGGEGKNVSVRGLSSELTLTQLNGNYVATAESNGDPSRSFNYTLMPSNMLASAELYKTSEARFDEGGIGGTVILRTRRPLDVKSGSGFVNAEGTWSDTTKKTDPQISGQYAWHDESNRIGVLIGYTQQKRTIRTMGGSTSNWQWYSDSRTTNPSVDVNGQPNGLNSYWWGESGFYNQDGDYYTNFALPTSVNLDVVTNERERKGGQLTLQFKPLRNLNMTANYFRFDLKQNTQTNSLKIPEWSIARFDGDGNYPGGRMLDRFTFDPSGTIVTGAQYSARPGKNYYCSSEQAGAGGLTNTGGFGPDDCTIPTPQIAGNLSREKALSQTADFELEWKGESLDANIKLGRTWAEGGPEMTLGMPIKPRRQNADGSWSLGNYYSAWDLTGTPTMNFSPELMANLRNGIGEIDLGSTSSSWTRNKTDQNYAQTDLTWHVDNSNWLDSIQFGAKYRDGGTNRRTGNNYWVCQGADPGDYDSRFQNGCDVNANKFRPDFLYSEELGNLTNGLKASAFPAINYPAYIAHLNSTYGAMQTRNEDNFVYNVDEKITSMYVQANIKTDRLRGNLGMRVVRTRQHADSTDQVDYYNDYFFDGPDGSPAPCLPGGAPAAGAPAGSGCTSGFTVLSDSQTNPASGHISTFVVSALDRTYTDYLPSLNLAFDLTDTLLLRGAASKVVARPSYNAIAAPGSLRNFSQEYVDDRRLIGGGDQVGWFGSGSNKELDAYKATQYDLGLEWYFTRGSVLGAAVFRKNVSNFAVPVVRDVTLDIGGEAVAVQSYSTSAGGRDAVSKGIELYAQHTFSSGIGFQANYTYNKTNQAAITLSNGQQIGTSPLVGSAKNQANLTVFYSNDKMMLRASYNRRGEVVNGLVNGLNVYDEPYSQVDLNAAYNFTKELSLTASVLNLTEEESRSRLGNDTKARYYSSGYAGRVAYVGLNYKF, encoded by the coding sequence ATGACTTCAAGAACCCAAGCCGCTTCCCGGCAGCAGCGCTGCCGCGTCACGCCCATCGCCATGGCGGTCGGCGTTGCGCTGATGTCCCTTTCCAGCGCCTACGCGCAAACCGAGACCGCGACGGCGCCGCCGGCCGACCAGCCGGTCCAGCCCGCAGTCCAGTCGCCGGCCGCTTCGGCGCTCCCGACCCCGGCCCAGCAGAATGCCGCCAGCCCGGCCGCGACCGTCCAGGTGACCGGCTACCGCTACGCGATCGAGAAAAGCCTCGACCAGAAGCGCGACGCCAACTCGATCGTCGAGGTGGTCACTGCCGAAGACGTCGGCAAGTTCCCGGACAAGAACGTGGCCGACGCGCTGCAGCGCGTGCCGGGCGTGGTCGTCACCCGCAGCGGCGGCGAGGGCAAGAACGTTTCGGTACGGGGCCTGTCGTCGGAACTGACGCTGACCCAGTTGAACGGCAACTACGTCGCCACCGCCGAGTCGAACGGCGACCCGTCCCGTTCCTTCAACTACACGCTGATGCCGTCGAACATGCTGGCCAGCGCCGAACTGTACAAGACCTCGGAAGCGCGCTTCGACGAAGGCGGCATCGGCGGCACCGTGATCCTGCGCACCCGCCGTCCGCTGGACGTGAAATCGGGTTCCGGCTTCGTGAACGCCGAAGGCACCTGGTCCGACACCACCAAGAAGACCGACCCGCAGATCTCCGGCCAGTACGCCTGGCACGACGAGAGCAACCGCATCGGCGTCCTGATCGGCTACACCCAGCAGAAGCGCACCATCCGCACCATGGGCGGCAGCACCTCGAACTGGCAGTGGTACAGCGACAGCCGCACCACCAATCCATCGGTCGACGTCAACGGCCAGCCGAACGGACTGAACTCGTACTGGTGGGGCGAATCGGGCTTCTACAACCAGGATGGCGATTACTACACCAACTTCGCGCTGCCGACCTCGGTCAACCTGGACGTGGTGACCAATGAGCGCGAACGCAAGGGCGGCCAGCTGACGCTGCAGTTCAAGCCCCTGCGCAACCTGAACATGACGGCCAACTATTTCCGCTTCGACTTGAAGCAGAACACGCAGACCAATTCCCTCAAGATTCCCGAATGGAGCATCGCGCGCTTCGACGGCGACGGCAACTATCCGGGCGGCCGCATGCTCGACCGGTTCACCTTCGACCCGAGCGGCACCATCGTCACCGGCGCCCAGTACAGCGCGCGTCCGGGCAAGAATTACTATTGCAGCTCGGAGCAGGCCGGCGCCGGCGGACTGACCAACACCGGCGGTTTCGGTCCCGACGACTGCACCATCCCGACCCCGCAGATCGCCGGCAACCTGAGCCGCGAGAAGGCGCTGTCGCAGACCGCCGACTTCGAGCTCGAATGGAAGGGCGAATCCCTCGACGCGAACATCAAGCTCGGTCGCACCTGGGCCGAGGGTGGTCCGGAAATGACGCTCGGCATGCCGATCAAGCCGCGCCGCCAGAATGCCGACGGCAGCTGGAGCCTGGGTAACTACTACTCGGCGTGGGACCTGACCGGCACCCCGACCATGAACTTCTCGCCGGAGCTGATGGCCAACCTGCGCAATGGCATCGGCGAGATCGACCTCGGCTCGACCAGCTCGTCGTGGACCCGCAACAAGACCGACCAGAACTACGCCCAGACCGACCTGACCTGGCACGTCGACAACAGCAACTGGCTCGATTCGATCCAGTTCGGCGCCAAGTACCGCGACGGCGGCACCAACCGCCGTACCGGCAATAACTACTGGGTGTGCCAGGGCGCCGATCCGGGCGACTACGACAGCCGCTTCCAGAACGGTTGCGACGTCAATGCCAACAAGTTCCGCCCCGACTTCCTGTACAGCGAAGAGCTGGGCAACCTGACCAACGGGCTGAAGGCCAGCGCCTTCCCGGCCATCAACTACCCGGCCTACATCGCGCACCTGAACAGCACCTATGGCGCGATGCAGACCCGTAACGAGGACAACTTCGTCTACAACGTCGACGAGAAGATCACGTCGATGTACGTCCAGGCCAACATCAAGACCGACCGCCTGCGCGGCAACCTCGGCATGCGCGTGGTGCGCACCCGCCAGCACGCCGATTCGACCGATCAGGTCGATTACTACAACGACTACTTCTTCGACGGCCCCGACGGCTCGCCCGCGCCATGCCTGCCGGGCGGCGCACCTGCCGCCGGCGCGCCGGCCGGTTCGGGCTGCACCAGCGGCTTCACCGTGCTGTCGGACAGCCAGACGAATCCGGCCAGCGGCCACATCTCGACCTTCGTGGTGAGCGCGCTCGACCGTACCTACACCGATTACCTGCCGAGCCTGAACCTGGCGTTCGACCTCACCGACACCCTGCTGCTGCGCGGCGCGGCGTCGAAGGTGGTGGCGCGTCCGAGCTACAACGCGATCGCCGCTCCGGGCAGCCTGCGCAACTTCAGCCAGGAATACGTCGACGACCGCCGCCTGATCGGCGGCGGCGACCAGGTCGGCTGGTTCGGCTCGGGCAGCAACAAGGAACTGGACGCCTACAAGGCCACCCAGTACGACCTGGGCCTCGAGTGGTACTTCACGCGCGGGTCGGTGCTCGGCGCGGCCGTGTTCCGCAAGAACGTGAGCAACTTCGCGGTGCCGGTGGTGCGTGACGTGACCCTGGACATCGGCGGCGAGGCGGTGGCGGTGCAGAGCTACAGCACCAGCGCCGGCGGCCGCGATGCGGTGTCCAAGGGCATCGAGTTGTACGCGCAGCACACCTTCAGTTCCGGCATCGGCTTCCAGGCGAACTACACGTACAACAAGACCAACCAGGCCGCGATCACCTTGTCCAATGGCCAGCAGATCGGCACCTCGCCGCTGGTGGGCAGCGCCAAGAACCAGGCCAACCTGACGGTGTTCTACTCGAACGACAAGATGATGCTGCGCGCGTCGTACAACCGTCGCGGCGAAGTGGTCAACGGCCTCGTCAACGGTTTGAACGTGTATGACGAGCCGTACAGCCAGGTCGACCTGAACGCCGCCTACAACTTCACCAAGGAACTCAGCCTGACCGCGTCGGTGCTGAACCTGACCGAGGAAGAGTCGCGTTCCCGCCTGGGCAACGACACCAAGGCGCGCTACTACTCGAGCGGCTACGCCGGGCGCGTGGCCTACGTGGGCCTGAACTACAAGTTCTAA